From a region of the Pleuronectes platessa chromosome 22, fPlePla1.1, whole genome shotgun sequence genome:
- the dera gene encoding deoxyribose-phosphate aldolase: protein MSARNPGMKLDLEWISKVRVNTQAVLKRAQQIQGHKLLKKQWQAAWLLKAVTCIDLTTLAGDDTPSNVHRLCLKAIQPIRYDLLRKMDMHDKGVTTAAVCVYPSRVADAVASLKAANSSLPVASVATGFPAGQTPLETRLQEVRMAVADGAAEIDIVINRTLALTGQWEAMYDEIRQFREACGDAHMKSILAIGELGTFTNVYKASMVAMMAGSDFIKTSTGKESVNATYPVAIVMVRAIRDYFLCTGHKVGFKPAGGIRTAQESLVWFSLIKEELGNDWLCPHLFRLGASSLLADIERQIYHHVSGQYAAYHELPMA, encoded by the exons ATGTCTGCCAGGAACCCCGGCATGAAGCTCG ACCTGGAGTGGATATCCAAGGTGAGGGTGAACACGCAGGCCGTCCTGAAGAGAGCGCAGCAGATCCAAGGACATAAGCTGCTCAAGAAACAGTGGCAG GCCGCCTGGCTGCTGAAGGCTGTGACATGTATTGACCTGACGACTCTGGCTGGAGACGACACACCGTCCAACGTCCACCGGCTGTGTCTGAAAGCCATCCAGCCAATCAGATATGACCTGCTGCGGAAGATGGATATGCACGACAAAG gAGTGACCACAGCagcggtgtgtgtgtatccgtCCCGTGTGGCTGACGCTGTCGCATCACTGAAGGCAGCCAACTCCAGCCTCCCTGTTGCTTCAG tgGCCACTGGTTTCCCTGCTGGTCAAACTCCACTGGAGACCCGGCTGCAGGAAGTCCGTATGGCAGTGGCTGACGGTGCCGCCGAGATCGACATTGTCATCAACAGGACGCTCGCTCTTACAGGACAGTGGGAAG CCATGTATGATGAGATCCGTCAGTTTCGAGAGGCCTGTGGCGACGCCCACATGAAATCCATTCTGGCTATTGGCGAGCTTGGCACCTTCACCAACGTCTACAAGGCCAGCATGGTCGCCATGATGGCTG GCTCGGACTTCATCAAGACGTCCACGGGAAAGGAGTCTGTCAACGCTACTTACCCAGTTGCCATAGTGATGGTGAGAGCCATCCGTGACTACTTCTTGTGTACAGGCCACAAG GTGGGCTTTAAGCCGGCAGGGGGGATCCGGACGGCTCAGGAGTCTCTGGTGTGGTTCAGTCTGATTAAAGAGGAGCTCGGCAACGATTGGCTGTGTCCTCACCTCTTCCGCCTGGGAGCCAGTAGCCTGTTGGCTGATAttgagagacag ATCTATCATCACGTGTCTGGACAGTATGCAGCCTATCACGAGCTGCCTATGGCCTGA